The Devosia sp. MC521 genome has a segment encoding these proteins:
- a CDS encoding phosphomannomutase translates to MTSPANSLKFGTSGLRGLVTDLQGNAARRYTAAFLRYLKEAGTATSGKVYLARDFRASSPDILADCAAAVTAAGMTPVDCGAVPTPALALHAMSDASPAIMVTGSHIPADRNGLKFYVPTGEISKADEAGILAALQDDDIDGAGYGAANEFGAATERYIARFEPILPIGALNGLRVGVYEHSTVARDILHRVLRHHGAETLSLGRRTDFVPVDTEAFGDAIFAPLKAWLDEHEIDAIVSADGDGDRPLLMDNTGAFVRGDLLGLLTAKFCAAKTVVTPVTSNSAIERTGLFDSVVRTRVGSPYVVAELEAAEGPAIGFEANGGTFVGQGVLVNGKRLAPLETRDAVLPILAVLGLAAAAKQSVAEIVADLPLQHAVADRLQDVPSEKSGAFLKRLGEDRAYAEQVFAPHGISGFSDIDGLQFRTSSADMVHFRASGNAPELRVYVEGSTRERADELLAWGLQIAAQAVA, encoded by the coding sequence ATGACCTCGCCAGCCAATAGCTTGAAGTTCGGAACCAGTGGGCTACGGGGGCTGGTAACGGATCTGCAGGGCAATGCTGCAAGGCGGTATACGGCCGCCTTCCTGCGTTACCTCAAAGAGGCGGGGACTGCGACGAGTGGGAAAGTCTATCTGGCGCGCGACTTCCGCGCGTCCAGCCCAGACATTTTGGCGGACTGCGCCGCTGCTGTCACCGCTGCGGGGATGACGCCGGTCGATTGTGGAGCGGTTCCAACGCCAGCCTTGGCGCTGCATGCGATGAGCGATGCTTCGCCAGCGATCATGGTGACTGGTAGTCATATTCCGGCGGATCGAAACGGGCTCAAATTCTACGTTCCGACCGGCGAGATTTCGAAGGCAGACGAAGCGGGTATTCTCGCTGCGCTGCAGGACGATGATATCGATGGCGCTGGCTATGGTGCTGCAAATGAGTTTGGCGCGGCGACAGAGCGCTATATTGCTCGGTTTGAGCCCATTCTGCCGATTGGCGCCCTCAACGGTCTGCGTGTGGGTGTCTATGAACACTCGACAGTCGCGCGCGATATTCTCCACCGGGTCTTGCGCCATCATGGGGCGGAAACGCTGAGCCTTGGACGCAGGACCGACTTTGTCCCGGTGGATACGGAAGCCTTTGGCGACGCCATTTTTGCGCCCCTTAAGGCGTGGCTTGATGAACATGAGATCGATGCCATTGTGTCGGCAGACGGAGACGGGGATCGTCCCCTGCTTATGGACAACACCGGCGCGTTCGTACGCGGTGACTTATTGGGCCTGCTTACGGCCAAGTTTTGCGCGGCCAAGACTGTTGTGACCCCAGTGACCTCGAACTCTGCCATTGAGCGGACAGGCTTGTTTGACAGCGTTGTTCGGACGCGAGTGGGCTCGCCTTATGTGGTGGCCGAACTTGAGGCCGCCGAAGGGCCTGCCATCGGCTTTGAGGCCAACGGCGGGACATTTGTGGGGCAGGGTGTGCTTGTGAATGGCAAGCGCCTCGCGCCTCTTGAGACACGTGATGCCGTTCTGCCGATTCTTGCTGTGCTTGGGTTGGCCGCAGCTGCGAAACAATCCGTGGCAGAAATCGTCGCTGATCTGCCATTGCAGCATGCTGTTGCCGATCGGTTACAAGACGTGCCCAGCGAGAAGAGCGGCGCGTTTCTGAAGCGCCTAGGCGAAGATCGCGCCTATGCGGAGCAGGTTTTCGCGCCGCATGGTATCTCCGGGTTTTCTGATATTGACGGACTACAGTTCCGCACAAGTTCTGCCGACATGGTGCATTTCCGGGCCTCGGGGAATGCTCCGGAACTGCGTGTTTATGTTGAGGGTTCGACGAGAGAGCGGGCAGACGAACTGCTTGCGTGGGGGCTGCAAATCGCGGCGCAAGCTGTAGCGTAA
- the arfB gene encoding alternative ribosome rescue aminoacyl-tRNA hydrolase ArfB — protein sequence MAEPIQITRSLRIDPSEIDETFVRGSGPGGQNVNKVASAVQLRFDLLNSPSLPDPVKRRVADLAGSRLTKDGVIVITSNSHRDQPLNRAEAVARLVALIREGAYPPKPRIATRPTLASKKRRVEGKAVRSGIKQMRGRPNVDD from the coding sequence ATGGCTGAGCCTATTCAGATTACCCGCAGCCTTCGGATTGATCCTTCGGAAATTGACGAGACTTTTGTTCGCGGCTCTGGGCCGGGCGGGCAAAACGTCAATAAGGTGGCGAGCGCCGTACAGCTGCGCTTTGATCTTCTCAATTCCCCATCCTTGCCTGACCCGGTTAAACGCAGAGTCGCCGATCTGGCGGGCAGTCGCCTGACCAAAGATGGCGTCATCGTCATCACCTCCAATTCCCACCGCGATCAACCGCTGAACCGAGCAGAAGCAGTGGCACGGCTGGTTGCGCTTATCCGCGAGGGCGCTTATCCGCCGAAACCGCGTATCGCCACCCGTCCAACCCTTGCGTCCAAGAAGCGACGCGTGGAAGGTAAAGCTGTGCGGTCAGGCATTAAGCAGATGCGCGGACGGCCAAATGTTGACGATTGA
- a CDS encoding transglycosylase SLT domain-containing protein, whose translation MGIKPVSIPQNLVNALTAAGEKSGVDFSYLLQTAVRESSLNPSAKARTSSAVGLFQFLEGTWLQVMKTDGPRLGYQRYADEITRTPDGDYVVRDPRKKAEILALRENPQIAADLAAAFTRSNGDFLKTAFGRMPSAGELYIAHFLGAQGAERMFQAGLQNPEQVAVNLFPKQANANQTIFYDGSGKPRTIREVYQVLVAKHNAEPNAGFAAQQISSSTPTKPIEPAVPSRFSPANMSFTGLFRTEPEAATDEGNGNAAFFTQLYSQ comes from the coding sequence ATGGGCATTAAACCCGTTTCAATTCCCCAGAATTTGGTCAACGCGCTCACTGCTGCGGGGGAAAAAAGCGGTGTGGATTTCAGCTACTTGCTGCAGACCGCAGTACGTGAGAGCAGTCTAAATCCTAGTGCCAAGGCCAGAACATCGTCAGCTGTTGGTCTATTCCAGTTTCTGGAAGGGACTTGGCTGCAGGTGATGAAAACCGACGGCCCTCGGCTTGGCTATCAGCGGTACGCCGACGAAATCACACGCACGCCTGATGGCGATTACGTCGTTCGAGATCCCCGGAAGAAAGCCGAGATTCTTGCTTTGCGCGAGAACCCACAGATTGCAGCTGATTTGGCCGCAGCCTTCACGCGTTCAAATGGCGATTTTCTGAAGACCGCGTTTGGGCGTATGCCTAGCGCTGGCGAACTCTATATCGCGCATTTTCTGGGTGCACAGGGCGCGGAGCGCATGTTCCAGGCAGGATTGCAAAATCCCGAGCAAGTTGCGGTCAACCTGTTCCCGAAGCAGGCGAATGCCAACCAAACGATATTTTATGACGGCTCAGGTAAGCCACGTACTATTCGTGAGGTTTATCAGGTGCTTGTAGCAAAGCATAATGCCGAGCCCAACGCTGGTTTTGCAGCACAGCAGATCAGTTCGTCCACGCCAACGAAACCAATTGAGCCTGCGGTTCCTTCGCGGTTTTCTCCGGCGAATATGTCTTTTACTGGTCTATTTCGAACAGAACCAGAAGCAGCGACTGATGAGGGAAATGGCAACGCCGCATTCTTCACGCAGCTCTATAGCCAGTAA
- a CDS encoding Wzz/FepE/Etk N-terminal domain-containing protein — MERAEIDIRQILLSIQRQSPLALGVAFIFIAIAATHLFLTKPLYTATALVLFDPSDKNLLDPTSSSDAGGEASARIDSEVEFIRSDAVLLETIRRTPIGAMLADTPAPAGLAQRALATLGLVSHTKPSTAEALHSALTKMRRSTTVKRRGETFIIAITAHSASPERAATVANSLAETYIAAQLRHKISNLENHRAILARHIEDAKIDIANAAAERDRSFEMSQPLPAHQANQAAFHRPIFRPDIVESQNELLRNADVATAQYHSLLERLRDLTAQTDLQVADSQIISAAIVPLYPSSPNYGLTLTLSAIAGLMAGIALALLYEHLIGGFMTDEQMASALKLDEASVLPRARSRTDADSVAELIVDDPSSAYSEAVRRLRASIGFAVSPSKSVTDGGLVIMVCSTTIGEGKTTLAVALARCFARSGASTLLIDGDLRDPGVHRNLKIGPSLALVDHLVRPITDTNFDTLVTTDPLSPLRVVVGAEREDISPTDLLGGRGFEHLITKARSHFDIVIIDTAAMGELADTLYVTPLVQVALLVSHWASTPQHTVKKTLRALRSAGNLSLLVIPVLAQQKERRPKPKLHFHRYGSEI, encoded by the coding sequence ATGGAAAGAGCCGAAATAGATATTCGGCAAATACTTCTATCAATACAACGACAATCACCCCTAGCTTTGGGAGTGGCGTTTATTTTTATTGCAATTGCAGCGACACATCTTTTCCTGACAAAACCGCTCTACACCGCGACAGCACTTGTCCTATTCGATCCGAGCGACAAAAATCTATTAGATCCAACCTCGAGCTCAGACGCCGGTGGTGAAGCCAGTGCGAGGATCGATAGTGAAGTCGAATTCATCCGGTCCGACGCCGTTCTCCTCGAAACAATCCGACGGACACCAATAGGGGCAATGTTAGCGGATACTCCAGCCCCAGCAGGACTCGCGCAAAGAGCGCTCGCAACTCTGGGCCTAGTGAGCCACACTAAACCAAGCACCGCTGAAGCATTGCATAGCGCGCTCACAAAAATGCGCAGATCAACCACTGTGAAACGACGTGGCGAGACCTTCATCATTGCCATTACTGCGCATTCCGCTAGTCCCGAGCGTGCTGCAACTGTCGCCAATAGCCTTGCCGAAACCTATATCGCAGCTCAGCTTCGCCACAAGATTTCCAACCTCGAAAATCATCGGGCGATCCTTGCTCGCCACATAGAAGATGCAAAAATCGATATCGCCAATGCAGCTGCTGAGCGAGATCGCAGCTTCGAGATGAGCCAGCCCCTACCCGCCCACCAAGCAAACCAAGCAGCATTTCATCGCCCCATTTTCAGGCCAGACATCGTTGAGAGCCAAAACGAGCTCTTACGCAATGCCGATGTCGCCACCGCACAATACCATTCACTTCTCGAGCGGTTGCGGGATCTAACCGCACAAACCGATCTCCAAGTAGCGGACAGCCAAATCATATCGGCAGCGATTGTGCCGCTCTACCCTTCCAGCCCAAATTACGGCCTTACACTCACTCTATCGGCGATAGCAGGCCTGATGGCCGGTATCGCACTGGCACTGCTATATGAGCACCTGATCGGTGGCTTTATGACCGACGAGCAAATGGCCAGCGCGCTTAAACTGGACGAGGCCAGCGTGTTGCCCCGTGCCCGATCTCGAACAGACGCAGATTCTGTTGCAGAATTGATCGTCGATGACCCGAGTTCTGCCTACTCCGAAGCCGTACGCAGATTGCGGGCCTCAATCGGCTTCGCAGTCTCACCATCAAAGTCTGTAACCGATGGTGGCTTGGTCATTATGGTGTGCTCGACAACCATTGGTGAGGGAAAGACCACGTTGGCTGTTGCGCTAGCGCGGTGTTTTGCTCGTTCCGGCGCCAGTACCCTACTGATCGATGGGGATCTCCGTGATCCCGGCGTTCATCGCAACCTCAAAATCGGGCCGTCGCTGGCTCTTGTCGACCACCTTGTTAGGCCAATCACTGACACAAATTTCGACACCCTCGTCACAACGGATCCTTTGAGCCCGCTCAGGGTCGTCGTCGGGGCAGAAAGGGAAGACATTTCACCGACTGACTTGCTTGGTGGAAGAGGCTTTGAACATTTGATTACAAAGGCGCGCAGCCACTTCGACATCGTCATTATCGACACCGCCGCCATGGGTGAGCTCGCTGATACCCTCTATGTGACGCCCTTAGTTCAAGTCGCGCTGCTCGTCTCCCATTGGGCAAGCACGCCTCAGCACACGGTCAAGAAGACACTGCGAGCTCTCCGCAGTGCAGGCAACCTATCGCTGCTCGTCATCCCTGTTCTCGCTCAACAAAAAGAACGCAGGCCAAAGCCGAAGCTTCACTTTCACCGCTACGGTTCTGAAATCTGA
- a CDS encoding UDP-glucose/GDP-mannose dehydrogenase family protein, with translation MKITVIGSGYVGLVSGVCFADFGHSVTCVDKDAAKIAALQSGIIPIYEPGLDQIVLANVEAGRLQFTTALANAVAEADVIFIAVGTPARRGDGHADLTYVYDVAREIAPLIKRFTVVVTKSTVPVGTGDEVERLIRSVNPEADVAVVSNPEFLREGAAIADFKHPDRVVVGLEDERARSVMAEVYRPLNLNSSPLLFTSRRSAELIKYGANAFLAMKITFINEMASLCEAAGGDVQEVARGMGLDRRIGEKFLNAGPGFGGSCFPKDTQALVQMGREHASPMRLVEATVDVNVARKGAMAQRVIAACGGSVAGRTIGVLGLTFKPETDDMRDAPSLDIIAGLEAAGAHVRACDPKGMAAARPLLPNVTLVDTAYEVADGASAVVLVTEWNEFRALDLAQLKSRMSDGLLVDLRNVYREADVAKHGLGYLGLGKPSRLP, from the coding sequence ATGAAGATCACGGTCATCGGTTCGGGCTATGTGGGATTGGTGTCCGGCGTGTGCTTTGCAGACTTCGGCCATTCGGTAACTTGCGTCGATAAAGATGCGGCCAAGATTGCCGCGTTACAAAGCGGCATCATCCCGATTTACGAACCCGGTCTCGATCAGATTGTCCTTGCCAATGTGGAAGCAGGACGCTTGCAATTCACCACTGCGCTGGCCAATGCTGTAGCCGAAGCTGACGTGATTTTTATCGCCGTAGGCACTCCGGCGCGCCGCGGTGACGGACATGCCGACCTGACCTATGTCTACGATGTTGCCCGGGAAATTGCCCCGCTGATCAAACGCTTCACGGTGGTCGTCACCAAGTCCACCGTGCCAGTGGGTACGGGTGACGAAGTCGAGCGGTTGATCCGCTCGGTCAATCCCGAGGCCGATGTTGCCGTCGTTTCCAATCCCGAATTCTTGCGTGAGGGTGCGGCGATTGCCGATTTTAAACACCCTGACCGTGTCGTCGTCGGCTTGGAAGATGAACGCGCGCGTTCTGTGATGGCAGAGGTTTATCGGCCGCTCAATCTCAACTCGTCGCCGCTCCTGTTCACGTCTCGTCGTTCGGCTGAGTTGATCAAGTATGGCGCCAATGCCTTTTTGGCGATGAAGATCACCTTTATCAACGAAATGGCTTCGCTGTGCGAAGCGGCTGGCGGGGATGTGCAAGAAGTTGCACGGGGCATGGGGCTGGATCGTCGGATTGGCGAGAAGTTTCTCAATGCCGGACCGGGCTTTGGCGGATCGTGCTTCCCCAAGGATACGCAGGCACTTGTGCAAATGGGCCGAGAGCATGCGAGTCCAATGCGGTTGGTCGAGGCGACTGTCGACGTCAATGTGGCGCGCAAGGGCGCTATGGCGCAACGAGTTATTGCGGCCTGTGGTGGTTCGGTGGCCGGGCGCACCATTGGTGTGTTGGGTCTGACCTTTAAGCCTGAAACAGACGACATGCGCGATGCGCCGTCCCTCGACATTATAGCAGGACTGGAAGCGGCTGGTGCTCATGTGCGGGCCTGTGATCCCAAGGGGATGGCTGCGGCAAGACCGCTCCTGCCAAATGTCACACTGGTCGATACGGCATATGAGGTTGCAGACGGCGCGTCCGCGGTTGTTTTGGTCACAGAGTGGAACGAATTTCGTGCGCTAGACCTTGCACAGTTGAAGTCTCGTATGTCGGACGGTCTGTTGGTTGATCTGCGAAATGTTTACCGCGAAGCCGATGTGGCCAAGCATGGCTTGGGCTATCTCGGCCTTGGTAAACCCAGCCGTCTGCCATAA
- a CDS encoding NAD kinase: MSDLSLSRICFVSNITPAADEAAARLRLAYGAHELADADVVVALGGDGLMLQTLHQVMGQNIPVYGMNFGSVGFMMNPYNEENLLQRLNDAQRTHIYPLSMTVTDQSGETRSALAINEVSLFRSTYQAAKLQILVDGEVRLEELICDGALLATPAGSTAYNLSAHGPILPIEAPLLALTPISPFRPRRWRGAILSNRAEVTFLTRESDKRPVSAVADNVEFHNVASVSVREDRTHAVALMFDPGTSLEERVLTEQFRF; the protein is encoded by the coding sequence TTGTCCGACCTATCTTTGTCGCGGATATGTTTCGTATCGAACATCACCCCAGCTGCTGATGAAGCCGCTGCAAGGCTACGCCTCGCTTATGGCGCCCATGAACTGGCTGACGCCGACGTCGTTGTTGCTCTCGGCGGCGATGGCTTGATGTTGCAGACACTGCACCAGGTGATGGGCCAGAACATCCCAGTCTATGGCATGAACTTCGGCTCGGTTGGGTTCATGATGAACCCATACAACGAAGAGAACCTTCTCCAACGCCTCAACGACGCGCAGCGGACGCATATCTATCCACTGTCGATGACCGTCACGGATCAGTCCGGCGAGACGCGTTCGGCACTCGCCATCAATGAAGTGTCCCTGTTCCGCTCAACCTACCAAGCCGCGAAACTGCAGATTTTGGTCGATGGCGAAGTGCGTCTGGAAGAATTGATTTGCGATGGCGCCCTCCTCGCAACGCCGGCCGGGTCCACCGCATATAACCTCTCTGCGCATGGTCCGATCCTGCCCATTGAGGCTCCGCTGCTGGCCCTTACCCCAATCTCGCCGTTCCGCCCACGCCGCTGGCGCGGGGCCATTCTGTCAAACCGCGCAGAAGTCACGTTCCTGACGCGTGAAAGCGACAAGCGACCAGTAAGCGCTGTGGCAGACAATGTGGAATTTCATAATGTTGCATCTGTGAGCGTACGCGAAGATCGAACACACGCCGTAGCGTTGATGTTTGATCCCGGCACCAGTCTGGAAGAGCGGGTCCTAACGGAACAGTTCCGCTTCTAG
- a CDS encoding nitroreductase — protein MAVNTALRDYLLTRRSVGLGFLNEPGPSQAELDTILTIATRVPDHGKITPWRLVVYAGEARALVGERLAAIAQKRFPTYDDASLDVERKRFLPAPLTIGVISRPQEHPKVPELEQVLSAGNVAFNLIHAAHAHGYAASWITRWFAFDQEAASMLGAKEGEQFVGFVHIGTPSVTPEERPRPDLTSVVSYYEG, from the coding sequence ATGGCCGTCAACACTGCGCTGCGCGATTATCTCCTCACTCGTCGTTCGGTCGGCCTTGGGTTTCTGAATGAACCTGGCCCGAGCCAGGCTGAACTGGACACTATTCTGACCATCGCAACGCGCGTGCCTGATCACGGTAAGATCACGCCTTGGAGGCTGGTCGTTTACGCGGGTGAGGCCCGTGCGCTTGTCGGCGAGCGTTTGGCTGCGATCGCTCAGAAGCGGTTTCCCACCTATGACGACGCTTCGCTGGATGTCGAGCGGAAGCGTTTCCTGCCTGCACCGCTCACCATTGGTGTGATCTCGCGTCCGCAAGAGCACCCCAAGGTGCCAGAACTCGAACAGGTGCTCTCTGCGGGGAATGTTGCCTTCAATCTCATTCACGCAGCGCATGCCCATGGCTATGCAGCGTCGTGGATCACCCGCTGGTTTGCCTTCGATCAGGAGGCCGCGAGCATGCTTGGCGCGAAAGAGGGTGAGCAGTTTGTCGGTTTCGTTCACATCGGCACGCCGAGTGTTACGCCTGAGGAGCGCCCGCGTCCGGATTTGACATCGGTCGTTTCGTATTACGAGGGCTAA
- a CDS encoding oxidoreductase — MRRRTIILNILVAVAMSFQPVYAADLPTLTLTAGSNTVVYDRDALEAMPQTEISTTSPWTEGVVQYKGVALSHLLEVSGADGAMAIVTALNDYSVDIPTSDFAEFGPILAIKRDGEYMPVSDKGPFFIVYPFDENPALRQQPYHGRAVWQVKAIAIP; from the coding sequence ATGCGTCGTAGAACTATAATTTTGAATATTCTGGTGGCTGTCGCCATGAGCTTTCAGCCCGTATATGCCGCCGATCTGCCAACTCTCACTCTGACTGCTGGTTCCAATACGGTCGTATATGATCGCGATGCGCTGGAGGCCATGCCTCAGACGGAGATTAGCACCACAAGCCCCTGGACTGAGGGCGTCGTTCAATACAAGGGCGTTGCGCTGAGCCATCTTCTTGAAGTGAGTGGTGCGGATGGCGCCATGGCTATCGTTACGGCCCTTAACGATTATAGCGTGGACATTCCCACAAGTGATTTTGCCGAGTTCGGTCCGATCCTAGCCATCAAAAGGGATGGGGAATATATGCCGGTGTCTGACAAGGGGCCATTCTTCATCGTCTATCCCTTTGATGAAAATCCGGCATTGCGCCAGCAGCCCTATCACGGGCGCGCCGTGTGGCAGGTTAAGGCCATTGCCATCCCCTAG
- the thrS gene encoding threonine--tRNA ligase: protein MSIKVTFPDGAAREFPRGTTGTEIVEGISKSLAKKTVAMKWNGALADLSDALDADGKIEFVTRDSGSADVLELIRHDAAHVLAEAVQELWPDTQVTIGPVIENGFYYDFYRPAGPFTEDDLRVIEKKMAEIVDRGATFTKEVWTRDQAKDFFRAKGEHFKVELVDAIPADQSLKMYKQGQWIDLCRGPHMRSVKDVGTAFKLTKVAGAYWRGDSNREVLSRIYGTAFATKEDLEAYVTMMEEAEKRDHRKIGRDLDLFHFQEEAQGSVFWHPRGFVIYNQMEAYIRRRLDKSGYVEVKTPQLMHAKFWEQSGHWGKYRENMFVVPDQVPNTEDDQPIFESGADLLALKPMNCPAHVQIFNQGIKSYRDLPLRMAEFGCCHRNEAHGALHGLMRVRQMTQDDAHIFCREDQIQSETEHFVHLLYSVYKDMEFSNVVIKLATRPEKFGGTIERWDAAEKALGNALRATGYDFEIAEGEGAFYAPKLEFHLKDAIGRSWQVGTLQLDYVLPERLNATYVAEDGSRQYAVMLHRAILGSLERFIGILIENYAGKMPMWLAPTQVVVATIVSEADDYAEKLVRQLRDAGIRAEIDARNEKINYKVREHSVNKVPLMFVVGRREAEEGNVSVRRLGTEGQQVRPFMEALVDLMAEATAPDLKAAAAAKAE from the coding sequence ATGTCGATCAAGGTGACATTCCCCGATGGTGCAGCTCGCGAATTTCCGCGCGGCACTACCGGCACCGAGATCGTGGAAGGGATCTCCAAGTCGCTGGCAAAGAAGACTGTCGCGATGAAGTGGAACGGCGCTCTGGCCGATCTCTCTGACGCGCTCGACGCTGACGGCAAGATCGAGTTTGTGACGCGCGATTCCGGTTCGGCGGACGTGCTCGAACTCATCCGCCACGACGCCGCTCACGTGCTGGCTGAAGCTGTGCAGGAACTTTGGCCTGATACTCAGGTGACCATTGGTCCGGTTATCGAGAACGGCTTCTACTACGACTTCTATCGTCCGGCAGGTCCGTTCACTGAAGACGATCTGCGCGTCATCGAAAAGAAGATGGCCGAGATCGTCGATCGTGGCGCAACCTTCACCAAGGAAGTCTGGACCCGCGATCAGGCCAAGGATTTCTTCCGCGCTAAGGGCGAGCATTTTAAGGTTGAACTGGTTGACGCTATTCCGGCTGATCAGTCGCTGAAGATGTATAAGCAGGGTCAGTGGATCGACCTCTGCCGTGGTCCGCACATGCGTTCGGTCAAGGATGTTGGTACGGCCTTCAAGCTGACCAAGGTGGCTGGTGCTTACTGGCGTGGTGACAGCAATCGCGAAGTCTTGAGCCGCATCTACGGCACCGCTTTTGCGACCAAGGAAGACCTCGAAGCTTACGTCACCATGATGGAAGAAGCCGAGAAGCGCGACCACCGTAAGATCGGCCGCGACCTTGACCTGTTCCACTTCCAGGAAGAAGCGCAGGGTTCGGTGTTCTGGCACCCACGTGGCTTTGTCATCTACAACCAGATGGAAGCCTATATCCGCCGCCGTCTGGACAAGTCGGGCTATGTTGAGGTGAAAACACCTCAGCTGATGCACGCCAAGTTCTGGGAGCAGTCCGGCCACTGGGGCAAGTATCGCGAAAACATGTTCGTTGTGCCCGATCAGGTGCCGAACACGGAAGACGATCAGCCGATTTTTGAATCCGGTGCAGACCTGTTGGCGCTCAAGCCAATGAACTGCCCTGCGCACGTTCAGATCTTCAATCAGGGCATTAAGTCCTACCGCGATCTGCCGCTGCGCATGGCCGAATTTGGTTGCTGCCACCGCAACGAAGCGCATGGCGCGCTGCATGGTCTGATGCGTGTGCGTCAGATGACGCAGGATGACGCGCACATCTTCTGCCGTGAAGACCAGATCCAGAGCGAAACCGAGCACTTCGTGCACTTGCTGTACTCCGTCTACAAGGACATGGAGTTCAGCAATGTAGTGATCAAGCTGGCAACGCGTCCGGAAAAGTTCGGTGGCACCATCGAGCGTTGGGATGCGGCTGAAAAGGCGCTGGGCAATGCTCTGCGCGCTACTGGCTATGACTTTGAAATCGCTGAAGGCGAAGGCGCCTTCTATGCGCCAAAGCTTGAATTCCACCTCAAGGATGCGATCGGTCGTTCCTGGCAGGTTGGTACGCTGCAGCTCGACTATGTTCTGCCCGAACGCCTCAACGCCACCTATGTAGCAGAGGATGGTTCGCGTCAGTATGCCGTGATGCTGCACCGCGCGATCCTTGGTTCGCTAGAGCGCTTTATCGGTATTCTGATCGAAAACTACGCTGGCAAGATGCCAATGTGGCTGGCCCCGACCCAGGTTGTGGTCGCGACCATCGTGTCGGAAGCGGACGACTACGCTGAGAAGCTGGTCCGTCAGCTGCGCGATGCCGGCATTCGTGCTGAAATCGACGCTCGTAACGAAAAGATCAACTACAAGGTCCGCGAGCACTCGGTGAACAAGGTGCCGCTGATGTTTGTGGTTGGCCGTCGTGAAGCGGAAGAAGGCAATGTTTCGGTGCGCCGTCTTGGTACTGAAGGCCAGCAGGTCCGTCCGTTCATGGAGGCGTTGGTTGATCTGATGGCTGAGGCTACCGCGCCGGATTTGAAGGCTGCTGCTGCGGCTAAGGCTGAATAA
- a CDS encoding DUF2336 domain-containing protein yields the protein MVGYQAFAELCQSADSDARGHAAHLAALAYLDHRGHAEEHAALYAALIGFLDDPSVKVRAALAYGLLHADTAPRPVILSLLGDSPVISRAVLQYSPVLIDADLAPLIRRGEISDLVAIAQRRSISARLAGMMLEAEQREVSLLLLRRLEVAAPAEVLLALAMRHSGDPQVRGALLARQDLPAQGRLILIRAVAEGLKSCRVVKGSLTSGRLNKILRDSLDTAISVIGEASDGDTRYVDDLAVSENLNTRTLLHALVNGRVLFFSDCIGHLAGVKTEKVFSVLNSGGRATVAALFARAGLAPSVVGLMVRFIQHARMTDLSDDVSARHYVVTALTEELLAEYSNDIPFELEEAFGYLSEQNITLARQAARGVVSAFAEHRIGAFALPAPAEERIALPAA from the coding sequence ATGGTCGGATACCAAGCCTTTGCTGAGCTGTGTCAATCGGCAGACAGTGATGCGCGTGGTCATGCCGCTCATCTGGCCGCTTTGGCCTATCTCGACCATCGTGGGCATGCCGAAGAACACGCCGCGCTTTATGCGGCCCTGATTGGCTTTCTCGATGATCCATCAGTTAAAGTTCGAGCGGCATTGGCCTATGGGCTACTGCACGCTGACACTGCCCCGCGTCCTGTCATCTTGTCGTTGTTGGGCGATAGCCCGGTAATCTCGCGGGCAGTGCTGCAATATTCGCCCGTTCTAATCGATGCGGATCTTGCTCCGTTGATCCGGCGAGGCGAAATTTCTGACCTGGTCGCGATTGCGCAGCGTCGGTCCATCAGCGCCCGACTAGCGGGAATGATGTTAGAGGCCGAGCAGCGCGAAGTCTCTTTGTTGCTGTTGCGGCGGTTAGAGGTAGCTGCGCCTGCTGAGGTGCTTCTGGCGTTGGCGATGCGCCATTCGGGTGACCCGCAGGTCCGCGGTGCATTGTTGGCGAGACAAGACTTGCCGGCACAAGGGCGATTAATTCTCATTCGAGCTGTGGCTGAGGGGCTGAAGTCTTGTCGGGTCGTGAAAGGCTCGCTGACGAGTGGGCGTCTCAATAAGATACTTCGCGACAGTCTTGATACGGCTATTTCAGTGATCGGCGAGGCGAGTGACGGTGACACTCGTTATGTGGATGACCTTGCCGTCAGCGAAAACCTCAACACGCGCACTCTGCTGCACGCGCTGGTCAATGGCCGCGTGCTCTTCTTCTCCGATTGCATAGGGCATTTGGCAGGCGTGAAGACTGAGAAGGTGTTCTCCGTGCTCAACTCGGGTGGACGTGCAACGGTCGCGGCACTCTTTGCGCGTGCCGGGCTGGCACCATCTGTCGTGGGGCTGATGGTGCGGTTCATTCAACACGCCCGTATGACAGATCTTTCTGACGACGTGTCGGCGCGCCACTATGTGGTCACCGCGCTGACTGAAGAGCTGTTGGCGGAGTATTCGAACGACATCCCATTCGAGCTTGAAGAAGCATTCGGGTATTTGAGTGAGCAAAATATCACCTTAGCGCGACAGGCCGCGAGAGGTGTGGTTTCGGCTTTTGCAGAACACCGCATAGGTGCGTTCGCGCTCCCCGCGCCAGCCGAGGAGCGCATTGCGCTGCCGGCGGCCTAG